The Virgibacillus sp. SK37 region TTCCAACACTGCAATATATTCAAAAAAACGAGCAATGTACCAGCTCAGAAATTGCTGCATTTCTTGGTGTTGGAAAAAGCGCCATTACCGCGCAAATTAATCGATTAGATGAGAAAGGCTTAATTATAAGAAATCGCGATAAGCAGGATAGGCGCATTGTGTATCTCCAATTAACGGAAAAAGGGAATGAACTTGTCGATTACACAAAGAACAATCTAACAGAAGAAATTGGCACCTATCTTGGCAATTTTAATGAAGAAGAAATTCTTACCTTCATCCATGCATTGGAAAAACTAGCACATGTTATGGCAACAGAGAAGAAAGGAGATTAGAAATGAAACAGATTATTCGATTTCGCTGGTTGATTGCTGCATTTTGGGTAATTGCGGCAGCCGGTTTATTCATATTTTCACCAAATCTTCAGGAATTGGTCGCAGATAAAGGACAAATCTCTGTTCCTGAGGGTTCCCCTTCCGATGAGGCACAGGACTTAATCGACCAAATGTCCAAGGATAGCGGGCAAGAAAACGCCAGTTCTGTACTCGTTTTTCATGATGAAGATAAATTGGATAAAGCAGATAAAGAAGAGATACAACAAGTCATTAAAGAGCTTAAGGAGAAGAAAGACGACCTTGGAATTAGTAATTTGCTTAACTTCAATGAAAGTAAAGAAATAAAGGAACAAACTGTTTCCGAGGATAACCAAACCATTCTGGTACCTTTCGACATTTCCTTGGAAAATAAAGACATTGATCAAGCACGTGAAAAAATTTATGAAATCGCAGACGATACTTCCATTGATCATTACGTGACAGGACAACAATACATTGAACAAGACATCGTAAAAAACTCCCAAGAAGGATTAAAACGAACCGAGATTATTACTGTTGGCTTGATTTTAATTATCTTGTTTATTGTATTTAAATCTTTTGTTGCACCATTTATTCCATTACTAACTGTTGGAATCAGTTATCTGGCTGCACAGGGGATTGTGGCGATCTTAGCAGATACGGTCAACTTCCCACTCTCGACGTTTACACAGATTTTCATGGTTGCAGTCATGTTTGGGATTGGGACCGACTACTGTATTCTATTGATCAGCCGCTTCAAAGAGGAGATGGCAGAACATGAGTCAACGAAGGATGCAGTAATAGCAACATATAAATCAGGTGGTAAAACGATCTTTTTTGCCGGATTAGCCGTATTAATCGGATTCTCTACGATCGGATTATCAACATTTTCACTCTATCAGTCCGCTGTAGCCGTGGCTGTTGGTGTGGCGATCGTATTACTCGCTCTCTCTACCCTCGTGCCATTTTTCCTTGTCGTTTTAGGCAAGAAATTATTTTGGCCATTTCATAAAAATGCAGCACATAAAGAAAGTAAACTTTGGGGGACTGCAGGAGCTTTCGCCTGGAAAAGACCGATTATCTCGTTAATCATTGTCGCCATTATTACTGTACCGGCAATGCTAACATATAGTGGTGATAAATCGTATAACTCCTTAGAGGAAATCGGTGATAGCTATGATTCTGTGAAAGGATTTAATTTAATCGCTGATAGCTTTGGCCCAGGCCAAACCATGCCTACGACGGTTGTATTTAAAACAGATCAAGCCGTCGATTCCCAGCAGGATTACCAGGATATCGCAAAGATAACGCAACGGATTGCGG contains the following coding sequences:
- a CDS encoding MarR family winged helix-turn-helix transcriptional regulator, which translates into the protein MDLLELINRYQDAMNTINRNVNLILKEKIHTEITTEQFPTLQYIQKNEQCTSSEIAAFLGVGKSAITAQINRLDEKGLIIRNRDKQDRRIVYLQLTEKGNELVDYTKNNLTEEIGTYLGNFNEEEILTFIHALEKLAHVMATEKKGD